One genomic segment of Amycolatopsis sp. Hca4 includes these proteins:
- a CDS encoding amino acid adenylation domain-containing protein produces the protein MTDRLPEDAAFTRQVCPIEQWFLGFPAKMSPVTNFCVEGTGRLTAERLRRAVAVASAACPGARLVRRGHRWVDGGVAPAVKVVTGVADPCAAPELRSPLPGRSGANCEVLLLDGPEPTVVFRASHVVMDGRGLILWARDVFRALRGEEPAGARSTETVLDLDNPFYRQAGQAEAATKVPSLLGIPPRADIRRQVWRRRTVDGTFPALSARLAAAVTAFSGRSTAPIRFPLDLRPFHPELRSTGNLSLVLSLDVAAGDSWEEIYRRLLAALSGRQDGRVSAPDPSILKAPVPLLRYFIRRAERSARREDRFSATANVNNLGRVPADWFHTGTFEAAGTYMVSPMEPATPVSVVATEGDGRTDLTVAWWDGPGMSDRVDALLDTVGEALAPAAHRRQGRLTSAALPDPGPGIVDRFLDQVRRRPDAIAVSASDGEVTYAELARRVRGVAKSLRELGVGREDVVGLLADKTVDAVAGAWGTLLAGAAYLPMDPKHPDTRIRTLLADAQAVACLATRPHDRRDHRPHGCAGLVLDDLPRDADLEPAAPAPGDLAYVVYTSGSTGRPKGVEIEHRSIAAYATCAAKEHGIGPDTRLPLLCSLSFDLAQLSLILPLTVGGTLQLLRDEISHLGLQEILDAGATTLSLTPSHLDLITRLQLRPGSVRRLLVIGEQFTRGVALRAREVFGPDCLITNMYGPAEATIGVGHHDFDADRDEGAAVPIGVPYAGVTYHVLDPGRGYVAPGEPGELYIGGSQLARGYRGRPDLTRERFVRLADGSRVYRTGDVVRRLPGGGLEFCGRIDDQLKVLGHRIEPAEIARTMETHPAVSGAVVVARTRPGHRDKTLCGYVTAANGPIDVGELTGYLADRLPGYMVPAAIVPVAEFPRSMNGKIAAASLPDPFGDAEPVAGGALEGMEDTVARIWSQVLGVEVDRLHGASDFHRLGGDSLSLITMVAQVARHATGPEGERAFVSRLPEIIRRTTVEHVAELAVQARAGQ, from the coding sequence ATGACCGATCGTCTACCGGAAGACGCCGCCTTCACGCGGCAGGTGTGCCCGATCGAGCAGTGGTTCCTCGGTTTTCCGGCGAAGATGTCGCCGGTCACGAACTTCTGCGTCGAGGGCACCGGCCGGCTGACCGCCGAGCGCCTGCGCCGCGCGGTGGCCGTCGCTTCCGCGGCCTGCCCGGGCGCGCGGCTCGTCCGCCGCGGTCACCGCTGGGTCGACGGCGGTGTCGCGCCGGCCGTCAAGGTGGTCACCGGCGTCGCGGACCCGTGCGCCGCTCCCGAGCTGCGTTCGCCGCTGCCCGGCCGCTCGGGCGCGAACTGCGAGGTGCTGCTGCTCGACGGTCCCGAGCCGACCGTGGTGTTCCGGGCGAGCCACGTGGTGATGGACGGGCGCGGGCTGATCCTCTGGGCGCGGGACGTGTTCCGCGCGCTGCGCGGCGAGGAACCGGCCGGTGCGCGCTCGACCGAGACGGTGCTGGACCTCGACAACCCGTTCTACCGCCAGGCCGGCCAGGCCGAGGCGGCCACCAAGGTGCCTTCGCTGCTCGGGATCCCGCCGCGCGCGGACATCCGCCGTCAGGTGTGGCGGCGGCGGACGGTCGACGGGACCTTCCCTGCGCTGAGCGCCCGGCTGGCCGCGGCGGTGACCGCGTTCTCCGGCCGGTCCACCGCGCCGATCCGGTTTCCCCTCGACCTGCGCCCGTTCCACCCGGAACTGCGGTCCACCGGGAACCTGTCGCTGGTCCTGTCCCTGGACGTGGCGGCAGGCGACTCGTGGGAAGAGATCTACCGGCGGCTGCTGGCCGCGCTGAGCGGCCGGCAGGACGGCCGGGTCTCCGCCCCGGACCCCAGCATCCTCAAGGCGCCCGTCCCGCTGCTGCGGTACTTCATCCGGCGGGCCGAGCGCTCGGCCCGCCGGGAGGACCGGTTCAGCGCCACGGCCAACGTGAACAACCTCGGCCGGGTGCCCGCGGACTGGTTCCACACCGGCACGTTCGAGGCCGCCGGCACGTACATGGTGTCGCCGATGGAGCCGGCCACGCCGGTGTCCGTCGTGGCGACCGAGGGCGACGGCCGCACCGACCTCACGGTGGCCTGGTGGGACGGCCCCGGCATGTCCGACCGGGTGGACGCGCTGCTCGACACCGTCGGCGAGGCGCTCGCCCCGGCCGCCCACCGCCGGCAGGGCCGGCTGACGTCCGCGGCGCTGCCGGACCCGGGACCCGGCATCGTGGACCGGTTCCTGGACCAGGTCCGCCGCCGTCCGGACGCCATCGCGGTGAGTGCGTCGGACGGTGAGGTCACCTACGCCGAGCTGGCCCGGCGGGTGCGCGGGGTCGCGAAGTCCCTGCGCGAGCTCGGAGTCGGCCGCGAGGACGTGGTCGGGCTGCTCGCCGACAAGACCGTGGACGCCGTCGCCGGCGCGTGGGGCACCCTGCTGGCCGGCGCCGCCTACCTGCCCATGGACCCCAAGCACCCGGACACCCGCATCCGGACCCTCCTGGCCGACGCGCAGGCCGTGGCCTGCCTGGCCACCCGCCCGCACGACCGGCGCGACCACCGCCCGCACGGCTGCGCCGGGCTCGTGCTCGACGACCTCCCGCGCGACGCCGACCTGGAGCCGGCCGCCCCGGCGCCCGGCGACCTCGCCTACGTCGTCTACACCTCGGGTTCGACCGGCCGGCCCAAGGGCGTCGAAATCGAACACCGCAGCATCGCGGCGTACGCGACCTGTGCGGCGAAGGAACACGGCATCGGCCCGGACACCCGGCTGCCCCTGCTCTGTTCGCTGTCCTTCGACCTCGCCCAGCTCTCCCTGATCCTGCCGCTGACCGTCGGCGGCACGCTGCAGCTGCTGCGCGACGAGATCAGCCACCTCGGCCTGCAGGAGATCCTCGACGCCGGGGCGACGACGCTGTCCCTCACCCCGTCGCACCTCGACCTCATCACCCGCCTGCAGCTGCGGCCGGGCTCGGTGCGCAGGCTGCTGGTCATCGGCGAGCAGTTCACCCGCGGGGTGGCCCTGCGGGCCAGGGAGGTGTTCGGGCCCGACTGCCTGATCACCAACATGTACGGACCGGCCGAGGCCACCATCGGCGTCGGCCACCACGACTTCGACGCCGACCGCGACGAGGGCGCGGCCGTGCCGATCGGCGTGCCGTACGCCGGTGTGACCTACCACGTGCTCGACCCCGGCCGCGGCTACGTCGCCCCGGGTGAGCCCGGCGAGCTGTACATCGGCGGCAGCCAGCTCGCCCGGGGCTACCGGGGCCGTCCCGACCTGACGCGCGAGCGGTTCGTCCGGCTCGCCGACGGCAGCCGCGTCTACCGCACGGGCGACGTCGTGCGCCGGCTGCCCGGCGGCGGCCTGGAGTTCTGCGGGCGGATCGACGACCAGCTCAAGGTGCTCGGCCACCGCATCGAGCCCGCCGAGATCGCGCGGACCATGGAAACGCACCCGGCCGTGTCCGGCGCCGTGGTCGTCGCGCGCACCCGGCCGGGCCACCGCGACAAGACCTTGTGCGGGTACGTCACCGCCGCGAACGGCCCGATCGACGTCGGCGAGCTCACCGGCTACCTGGCCGACCGGCTGCCCGGTTACATGGTGCCGGCCGCGATCGTGCCGGTCGCGGAGTTCCCGCGCTCGATGAACGGCAAGATCGCGGCCGCGTCGCTGCCCGATCCGTTCGGGGACGCGGAGCCGGTGGCCGGCGGGGCGCTCGAAGGCATGGAGGACACCGTGGCGCGGATCTGGTCGCAGGTGCTCGGCGTCGAAGTCGACCGCTTGCACGGCGCCAGCGACTTCCACCGGCTCGGCGGCGACTCGCTGTCGCTGATCACCATGGTTGCGCAGGTCGCCCGGCACGCGACCGGCCCGGAGGGCGAGCGCGCGTTCGTCAGCCGCCTGCCCGAGATCATCCGCCGGACGACCGTCGAGCACGTGGCCGAACTGGCCGTGCAGGCCCGGGCGGGGCAGTGA